Proteins encoded within one genomic window of Humulus lupulus chromosome 1, drHumLupu1.1, whole genome shotgun sequence:
- the LOC133817073 gene encoding auxin-responsive protein SAUR24-like, which translates to MGIIRLPSTIHNLKQVLKLHSPTTGARHHHHHSGVPKGHIAVYIVGEVQEKKKRFVVPIAYLNHPSFKELLKKAEEEFGFDHPMGGLTIPCKEDTFVHVTAQLNFASC; encoded by the coding sequence ATGGGTATCATCAGATTACCATCAACTATTCACAATCTCAAGCAAGTTCTCAAGCTTCACTCACCAACTACAGGAGCTAGGCATCACCACCACCATTCTGGTGTCCCAAAAGGCCATATTGCAGTTTACATTGTGGGAGAAGttcaagagaagaagaaaagattTGTGGTTCCTATAGCTTACTTGAACCACCCTTCATTCAAGGAGTTGCTAAAGAAAGCAGAGGAAGAGTTTGGTTTTGACCACCCAATGGGTGGTTTGACCATTCCATGCAAAGAAGACACTTTTGTTCATGTCACTGCTCAATTGAATTTTGCTTCATGTTGA